Below is a genomic region from Aurantimonas sp. HBX-1.
CATCTCGCTGCTGTTCACCGAGCAGACCGGCAACTTCGTGCTGGCCGGCTGCGCCGTGTGGATGGGCATCGGCATCATGGTGATGCGCAAGATGATCAACTTCGACTTCTGAGAGCGCCATGAACCTCGCCTCGCTTACCGGAAATCCCGAGCTGCTTCCCGGCCTGATGGCGGCGCTGGCGGCGTTTGCCGCCATCCTCGTCGTCGGCTGGCCTTATCTGGCGCGCGACCACCTCGGCCAGCGCATGCAGAAGATCGCCAGCGAGCGGGAATTCGTGCGGGTGCGCGAGCGCGAGCGGCTGAATGCCGTCAAGAAGCCGGCATCGCTCCGCCAGGAGCCGAAGAAGATCTTCACCGAGATCGTCGGCCGCTTCCGGCTAGCCCGGCAGAGTGGTGGCGGGGAGCTGGTGCCGATGCTGCGCATGGCCGGCTATCGCGGCCAGGGCCCGGTGACGACCTATCTCGCCGCCCGCGTGATCGCCCCCGCGGTGATGTTCGCGGGGACGCTATTCTACGTCTTCGTGGTCCTGCAGCTGGAGCATCCGCCGATCGCCAAGCTGGGCATGGCGGTGGCGGCTGCCGGCCTCGGCTACTACGCGCCGGCGCTCTACGTGAAGAACAAGATATCCAAGCGCCAGAAGGCGATCCGCCGGGCCTGGCCGGACGCGCTCGATCTGCTGCTGATCTGCGTGGAATCGGGGATGGCGATCGAGAGCGCGTTCCGCAAGGTGTCCGAAGAGATCGGAAGCCAGTCGAACGAGCTCGCCGAGGAGCTGAGCCTGACCACGGCCGAGCTCGCCTATCTGCAGGACCGCCGCCAGGCCTACGAGAATCTCGGGCGGCGCACCGCGCTCGAGGCCGTGCGGGGTGTCGTCACCAGCCTGATCCAGGCGGAAAAATACGGCACGCCGCTCGGCCAGTCGCTGCGCGTCATGGCGCAGGAGAGCCGCGACATGCGGATGAGCGAGGCCGAGAAGAAGGCTGCAGCCCTGCCGCCGAAGCTCACCGTCCCGATGATCCTGTTCTTCCTGCCGGTGCTCTTCGCCATCATCATCACGCCTGCCGCCATCCAGATGTCCGGCATCAACTAGCCACCGGAGCAGACAGCCATGAACGTCCCCCACGCCCTGCGACGCGGCCAGCCGAACGGAGCGGCCAGGCTCGCCGCCCGCGTCGCGACGGCTCTGGGGAGACTGCGGGTCGAGGAAAGCGGGGCCGCCGCGGTGCTCGCGGCCATCCTGTTTCCGATCGTCATCGGCGGCATGGGGCTCGGTGCCGAGGCCGGCTACTGGTACCTGACCCAGCGCAAGCTGCAGCACGCCGCCGATCTGTCGGTCTATGCGGCGGCAGTGCGCAAGCGGTCCGGAGACACCCCGAGCAGC
It encodes:
- a CDS encoding type II secretion system F family protein, whose protein sequence is MNLASLTGNPELLPGLMAALAAFAAILVVGWPYLARDHLGQRMQKIASEREFVRVRERERLNAVKKPASLRQEPKKIFTEIVGRFRLARQSGGGELVPMLRMAGYRGQGPVTTYLAARVIAPAVMFAGTLFYVFVVLQLEHPPIAKLGMAVAAAGLGYYAPALYVKNKISKRQKAIRRAWPDALDLLLICVESGMAIESAFRKVSEEIGSQSNELAEELSLTTAELAYLQDRRQAYENLGRRTALEAVRGVVTSLIQAEKYGTPLGQSLRVMAQESRDMRMSEAEKKAAALPPKLTVPMILFFLPVLFAIIITPAAIQMSGIN